gggttccgctggtgtaaaGCAatttttaagtcataccacagattctcaattggattgaggtctgggctttgactaggccattctaagacatttaaatgtttccccttaatccactcgtgttgctttagcagtaagCTTAGGTTCATTGTCCTGCTACAAGGTGAACTTCTgttccagtctcaaatctctggaagagatgtccctcaagaatttccctgcatttagtgccatccatcattccttcaattctgaccagtttcccagtccctgccgatgaaaaacttTGGTGGTGTTTTCGGGGTGAttagaggtgttgggtttgcacaagacatagtgttttccttgatggacaaacatttttttagtctcatctgaccagagtaccttcttccatatgtttggggagtctcccacatggcttttggcgaacaccaaacgtgtttgcttatttttttctttaagcaatgtctttttttctggccactcttacataaagcccagctctgtggagtgtacggcttaaagtgctcctatggacagatactccattcTCCGCCGCggagctccttcagggttatctttggtctctttgttgcctctctgatgaattccctccttgcctgctccatgagttttggtgggtggcccactcttggcaggtttgttgtggttccatattctttccattttttaaataatggatttaaaaaTGGTTCTCTGTGGCATGCTCAAAGTTtaggatatttaaaaaaaaaactgttcaaagtttgatgtttttttataacccaaccttgAGCTGTActtttccacaactttgtccttgacctgtttggagagctccttggtcttcatggtgctgctcacttggtggtgccccttgcttagtggtgttgcagactctggggcctttcagaacaggtgtatatatactgagatcatgtgacagatcatgtgacacttagattgtacacaggtggactttattgaacTCTAAATtggtttttatttggatttcatgtaatggacatgaacaaaaatatactttttttctaTATAAACAACaactgaaaagtggtgcatgcatatgtattcaccccctttgctacaaagcccctaaataagatctggtgcaaccaaataccttcagaagtcacataattagttagattgcacacaggtggactttatttaagtgtcacgtGATCTCAGTATATTCAGAACTTTCTgcctcctgcacctgactccgcacccactacgCCTAATATTGTTACAGAAGCCCGCATCACggatggagtcagcaggagcagcggccACCCTCCTTCCATCGATGGAGGAACGCGTTCTCCATCACACCACCATCCTCCATCGGATAGGGTCAGCGATGGACaagatgatggagagaatggaccgatgggagaggagtggtctccccaCTTCACCTCCGGCTCATCCAACGAGTCAACCTACTCCACCCCCAGTGTCCGGCTCCAGGGCATTTCGTTTGCGCttccgagggagtacgatggaacagcggctgggtgccaggggttTCTCCTCCAACTTGAGTTTGTACCTGGCTACCGTGAGGCCGACTCCCTCGGGGGAGGAGAGTGTGAGcatcctcgtctcctgcctgatGGGCCGAGCTCTGGAGTGGGCCAATGCtgtctggaatggcccagactcggCGAGGGAGCATTATCCAGAGCTTACCCGCCGTTTCCGGGCTGTATTCGACCACGGAGTCTTAGGGGGAAGTACTGATGGCCCACCTTGGCCAGGGACGTTAGGAtctatgtctcttcctgttcggtgtgcatcggtcagcttgacctctggttatcaccccgagagtaatggacaggtggagagagtgaaccaggaggtgggtaggtttctgcggtcgtattgccaggaccggccaggggagtggtcAAGGTACGTACCATGGGCGGAGTTAGCCCAGaactcactccgccactcctccacggACATGTCACCATTCCAATGCGTGTTGTGCTACCAGCCAGTCCTGGCGGGTGgaatcagagtcagaccgaagctcctgcggtggaggagtgggtgcagcgctccaaggagacctggagggccgtccaggaatccCTCAAGCAAGCAGGTGGATGGCAGAAGAGGTGcactgaccgccaccgcagtgaggcccccgtgtttgtaccgggggacagggtttggctctcgacccgaaacctacccctccgcttgccctgtcggaagctggggccgcagtgtgtggggcccttcaaagtcctgaggaggataaacaaggtgtgttatagattacaactcccttcccattatcgtattaacccctcggtTCATGTgactctcctcaggccggtggtagctggtcacctgcaagaaggtgaggtgccggaggtccctccgccccctctggacatcgaggggtccccggcgtacacagtacatgctattctggactcgagacgccgggtgagggccTGCAGTatctcgtggactgggaggggtacggtccggaggaaaggtgctgggtaccggtgggggacatcttggaTCCGTCAATGTTGAGGGATCTtcatcgcctccatccggattgCCCTGCGCCTCACgttccgggtcgtcctcgaggccggtgtcggcgcgctgcgggagccgcgtatcagggaggggggggggggggggggggtactgtcacgacccctaccgaaggtggctccccttcctgttcgggtggtgctcggcggtcgtcgtcaccttTTTCCCTTCTCTGTTGGTATGGTCTGATTTGTTTCACCGGTTTCTTGTTTAGACTTTTAGTTtgagcatacagtggggcaaaaatgtatttagtcagccaccaattgtgcaagttctcccacttaaaaagatgagagaggcctgtaatttccatcataggtacactaactatgacagacaaaatgagaaaagaaaatccagaatatcacattgtaggattattatttgaaaattatggtgtaaaataagtatttggtcacctacagacaagcaagatttctggctctcacagtcctccactcgttacctgtattaatggcacctgtttgaacttgttatcagtataaaagacacctgtccacaacctcagtcacactccaaactccactatggccaagaccaaaggactgtcaaaggacaccagaaacaaaattgtagacctgcaccaggctgggaagactgaaactgcaataggtaagcagcttggtttgaagaaatcaactttgggagcaattattaggaaatggaagacatacaggaccactgataatctccctcgatctggggctccacgcaagatctcaccccgtggggtcaaaatgatcacaagaacggtgagcaaaaatcccagaaccacatgggggacctagtgaatgacctgcagagagctgggaccaaagtaacaaagcctaccatcagtaacacactacgccgccaggggctcaaatcctgcagtgccagacgtgtccccctgcttaagccagtacatgtataagcccgtctgaagtttgctagagagcatttggatgatccagaagaagattgggcgaatgtcatatggtcagataaagccaaaatataactttttggtaaaaactcaactcgtcgtgtttggaggacaaagaatgctgagttgcatccaaagaacaccatacctactgtgaagcatgggggtggaaacatcatgctttgggggctgttttcctgcaaagggaccaggacgactgatccgtgtaaaggaaagaatgaatggggccatgtatcgtgagattttcatcagcaagggcattgaagatgaaatgtggctgggtctttcagcatgacaatgatcccaaacacatcgcccgggcaacaaaggagtggcttcgtaagaagcatttcaaggtcctgtagtgtcctagccagtctccagatctcaaccccatagaaaattgttggagggagttgaaagactgtgttgcccagcaacagccccaaaacatcactgctctagaggagatctgcatggaggaatgggccaaaataccagcaacagtgtgtgaaaaccttgacaacaaggttgatgaaatccgagcaagggtagcattccagagggacatcagagactgcaacgttctttgcttcacggaaacatggctcactggagagacgctctcggagtcggtgcagccagcgggtttctccacgcatcgcgccgacagaaacaaacatctttctggtaagaagaggggcgggggcgtatgccttatggctaacgagacgtggtgtggtcacaggTACATataggaactcaaatccttctgttcacccgatttagaattcctcacaatcaaatgtcggccgcattatctaccaaggaaATTCTCTTCGATTagaatcacagccgtatatattcccccccaagcagacacatcgatggctttgaacaaactttatttgactctttgcaaactggaatccacacatcctgaggctgcattcattgtagctgggga
Above is a genomic segment from Oncorhynchus masou masou isolate Uvic2021 chromosome 23, UVic_Omas_1.1, whole genome shotgun sequence containing:
- the LOC135510796 gene encoding uncharacterized protein LOC135510796, with product MESAGAAATLLPSMEERVLHHTTILHRIGSAMDKMMERMDRWERSGLPTSPPAHPTSQPTPPPVSGSRAFRLRFRGSTMEQRLGARGFSSNLSLYLATVRPTPSGEESVSILVSCLMGRALEWANAVWNGPDSAREHYPELTRRFRAVFDHGVLGGSTDGPPWPGTLGSMSLPVRCASVSLTSGYHPESNGQVERVNQEVGRFLRSYCQDRPGEWSRYVPWAELAQNSLRHSSTDMSPFQCVLCYQPVLAGGIRVRPKLLRWRSGCSAPRRPGGPSRNPSSKQVDGRRGALTATAVRPPCLYRGTGFGSRPETYPSACPVGSWGRSVWGPSKS